From Denitrovibrio acetiphilus DSM 12809, the proteins below share one genomic window:
- the selD gene encoding selenide, water dikinase SelD → MLKVNRPLTSYAKAAGUAAKMGPADLADTLNGLKLFRPDQLLVGFETGDDAGVFDMGNGLYLVQTVDFITPVVDDAYDFGRISALNSMSDVYAMGGTPVTALSVLLYNCSIGGEIIKTMLQGAADEFAKAGCALAGGHTVYDPEIKLGFSITGKITNGKIYKNVGLREGDILIYTKPLGIGLISTALKAQMASPEDIKAVTDTMLMSNAAASEIMKKYDVSACTDVTGFSLAGHSYEMASGSGVTIEIDSRATYTIEGAFRYAKDFIIPAGAYSNMEFLKGRCEFETKPDNAHMVFFDPQTSGGLLIGVSETDSNKLLGELLENGIPAQQIAYATAKKENSVIIR, encoded by the coding sequence ATGTTGAAAGTCAACAGACCGCTGACCTCATACGCAAAAGCCGCAGGCTGAGCAGCAAAGATGGGTCCGGCGGACTTAGCAGACACACTTAACGGGCTAAAACTGTTTCGTCCTGACCAGCTCCTTGTGGGGTTTGAGACAGGAGACGATGCGGGTGTGTTCGACATGGGCAATGGACTCTACCTTGTTCAGACAGTCGACTTCATCACCCCTGTCGTGGACGATGCATATGACTTTGGCCGTATCTCTGCGCTCAATTCCATGAGTGATGTTTACGCTATGGGGGGAACCCCTGTCACAGCGCTTAGTGTGTTGCTTTACAACTGCTCCATTGGCGGTGAAATTATCAAAACCATGCTTCAGGGGGCTGCCGATGAATTTGCAAAAGCAGGATGTGCACTCGCCGGAGGGCATACCGTTTACGACCCGGAGATAAAATTAGGTTTTTCCATCACCGGAAAGATAACAAACGGGAAAATATATAAAAATGTAGGACTTAGAGAAGGGGATATCCTTATATATACAAAGCCATTAGGTATAGGATTAATCTCAACCGCACTGAAGGCGCAGATGGCGTCACCGGAGGACATCAAAGCTGTCACCGACACGATGCTTATGAGTAACGCAGCAGCTTCTGAGATAATGAAAAAATATGATGTTTCAGCCTGTACAGACGTGACGGGCTTCAGCCTTGCCGGACACTCTTACGAAATGGCGTCAGGCTCCGGCGTAACAATAGAGATCGACTCCAGAGCAACATACACTATTGAAGGTGCATTCAGGTATGCCAAGGATTTCATTATTCCCGCCGGTGCATATTCAAACATGGAATTTCTGAAAGGAAGATGTGAATTCGAAACAAAACCGGATAATGCCCATATGGTCTTCTTTGACCCGCAGACATCGGGCGGACTCCTTATAGGTGTATCTGAGACCGACAGCAATAAACTTCTGGGAGAACTGCTCGAAAACGGCATCCCGGCTCAACAGATAGCATATGCCACAGCTAAAAAAGAGAACAGCGTCATAATCAGATAA
- a CDS encoding ferritin family protein yields the protein MNFALIGALKTAYEAEKEGMRSYLHFAKETNVAGGKDMFIQLALDEVDHMELIQNFMEKTLKGETFTTVEVPAGRLSKIMPDLQDASRQKIDKASVSDEQALKIAMEQEVKARTFYLEEAGKADDAVVKELFEKLAGVEQKHYDILKAELDFMHEDGFWFDAMEFSLEK from the coding sequence ATGAACTTTGCATTGATTGGTGCTTTAAAAACAGCTTATGAAGCTGAAAAAGAGGGGATGCGCTCATATCTCCATTTTGCTAAAGAAACAAATGTTGCAGGCGGTAAAGATATGTTTATTCAGCTTGCGCTGGATGAGGTTGACCACATGGAGCTCATACAGAACTTTATGGAGAAAACACTGAAAGGCGAAACTTTTACCACTGTGGAAGTGCCCGCAGGAAGACTCTCAAAAATTATGCCTGACCTTCAGGATGCTTCCCGCCAGAAAATTGACAAAGCAAGTGTCAGTGATGAACAGGCTCTTAAGATAGCCATGGAACAGGAAGTCAAAGCCAGAACATTTTACCTCGAAGAGGCTGGCAAAGCTGATGATGCTGTTGTAAAAGAACTTTTTGAAAAACTTGCAGGTGTAGAACAGAAACATTATGACATTCTTAAGGCTGAACTGGACTTTATGCATGAGGATGGATTCTGGTTTGACGCTATGGAGTTTTCGCTGGAAAAATAA
- a CDS encoding aminotransferase class I/II-fold pyridoxal phosphate-dependent enzyme, translated as MNALAKELNEIIAKANPAVLDMLSELGKNLFMPKGIITQSAEAKEKAHKYNVTIGIATDKSGPMFLDSVYQCFTDMKPADIFPYAPSSGKPELRKKWLEKIKHDTPSLSAGTSLPIVTNALTHGLKVVSDVFMDKGDTLVLPSMFWGNYRLTFATMGGAEIATYNTFNEKGGFDVEALLEKCRESAQINGKIVVILNFPNNPSGYAPTTVEAKAIADGLIEIANSGTKVVAVTDDAYFGLFYEDDVYTESLFGLLAGKSDNLLAVKLDGSTKEHFVWGLRVGFITLGYTNSSDQSAMMTALEKKITGLIRGTISNCPHSSQSIMLRALNNTEFDAERAGKVAIMKGRAVSFKRVLAENDFTDQFTAYPFNSGYFMCLKLKKVDAEELRVYLLDQYGVGTISVNKTDLRLAFSCLDEADSEDLFKIIYKACGELSSK; from the coding sequence GTGAATGCATTAGCAAAAGAGCTTAATGAGATTATTGCAAAAGCCAACCCTGCTGTTCTGGATATGCTCTCAGAACTTGGCAAGAACCTTTTTATGCCAAAAGGTATAATAACACAATCTGCGGAAGCTAAAGAAAAAGCTCATAAATATAATGTCACGATAGGTATCGCTACTGATAAGTCAGGCCCGATGTTCCTAGACAGCGTATATCAGTGCTTCACCGACATGAAACCTGCGGATATTTTCCCTTATGCACCGTCATCAGGTAAACCTGAGCTCCGCAAAAAATGGCTGGAAAAGATCAAACACGACACACCGTCACTCTCAGCCGGAACCTCACTCCCTATAGTTACAAACGCACTCACACACGGGCTTAAAGTTGTGAGCGATGTTTTTATGGACAAAGGGGATACACTTGTACTCCCTTCTATGTTCTGGGGCAATTACAGACTCACTTTCGCCACTATGGGCGGAGCTGAGATCGCAACATATAACACTTTTAACGAAAAAGGCGGATTCGATGTTGAAGCCCTCCTTGAAAAATGCCGTGAATCTGCACAGATCAACGGTAAAATAGTAGTCATTCTTAACTTTCCCAACAACCCTTCCGGATACGCCCCTACGACAGTGGAAGCAAAAGCAATCGCTGACGGGCTTATTGAAATTGCAAACAGCGGAACAAAAGTTGTGGCAGTAACAGACGATGCATACTTTGGTCTTTTTTACGAAGATGATGTCTATACAGAATCACTTTTCGGTCTGCTCGCAGGCAAAAGCGACAATCTCCTCGCTGTTAAGCTTGACGGTTCCACAAAAGAACATTTCGTGTGGGGGCTCCGTGTCGGATTCATCACACTGGGATATACAAACAGCTCAGACCAGTCTGCTATGATGACAGCTCTGGAAAAGAAGATAACAGGACTCATCAGAGGCACAATCTCTAACTGTCCTCACTCCTCGCAGTCCATAATGCTCCGAGCTCTTAACAACACAGAGTTTGACGCAGAGCGTGCTGGTAAAGTAGCTATAATGAAAGGACGTGCTGTCAGCTTTAAAAGAGTTCTGGCTGAAAACGACTTCACCGATCAGTTCACTGCATACCCTTTTAACTCAGGCTACTTCATGTGCCTTAAGCTTAAAAAGGTTGATGCTGAGGAACTCCGTGTTTATCTTCTCGACCAATATGGTGTGGGAACTATCTCTGTAAACAAAACAGACCTCAGACTCGCCTTCTCATGTCTGGACGAAGCGGACTCTGAAGACCTGTTTAAAATTATCTACAAAGCTTGTGGCGAACTAAGCAGTAAATAA
- a CDS encoding helix-turn-helix domain-containing protein, whose protein sequence is MKSETLLHHCDKCIYRSNSVCPYKDMEKNMLKTEDAARLLGKAPQTIYNWSSKDKIPHTKSGGNLLFRECQLMCMIAMGSK, encoded by the coding sequence ATGAAAAGTGAGACACTTTTACACCATTGCGATAAATGTATTTACCGTTCCAATTCAGTGTGTCCGTATAAGGATATGGAAAAGAACATGCTGAAAACTGAAGATGCGGCAAGATTGTTAGGAAAGGCTCCGCAGACCATTTATAACTGGAGCAGTAAGGATAAGATTCCGCATACTAAGTCAGGGGGCAACTTGCTTTTCAGGGAATGCCAGCTCATGTGCATGATTGCGATGGGGTCAAAATGA